The sequence TTTACCGTCGACGCCGTATGGTAGCCCGACCTTTTCGGGGACGTAACCCGGCACTTGCAACGGTGGGCTGTGTATACTATTGGGGACGGACGAGCAACGCCGAGACACCCGAATGAGTACCATCGTGAAAGCCACGCTGCCGGTCGAGGAGTTCGCGCTCGCGGAGACGTTCGACGCCGTCCCGGCGGTGGAGTTCGACGCGGTGCGGCTGGTGACACACGGCACCGACCGCGTCGTGCCGCTGCTGTGGGCGACCGACGCCGACTCGACGGCGGTCGCGGAGGCGCTGGCGGCCGACGAGTCGACGGACGAGGTGGCGCTCGTCTCCCGGCGCAACCACGACTCGCTGTTCCGGATGCGCTGGACCGCCGACGTCCGGTTCGTCACGCACGTCCTCGTCGAGGAGGACGGCGCCGTCGTCAGCGCCCGCGGGACGAGCGACGGCTGGACGTTCCGCGTGCTCTTCCCGGAGCACGACGCCGTCTCGTCGACCTACGCCGCCTGCGAGGACCAGGACGTCGACATCGACGTGACCCAGATCTACCACCTCGACGACGCGCCCTCGCTGGGCGGGTTCCACCTCACCGACGAGCAGTTCAGGACCGTCCGGACCGCGCTCGAACGGGGCTACTACAAGGTCCCCCGCGAGACGACGCTGGAGGAGCTGGCGGACGAACTGGACGTGTCCCACCAGGCGCTCTCCGAGCGGCTCCGCCGGGGGCACCTCGCGCTCATCGAGAACGTCGTCAGTCCGTAGCCGCCGGCGAACGGGCCGGGGCCGAGCGGGGTCCTACTCGTCGGCGCCGGGCGAAGCGGCCGACTCGCCGGCCCGCGCGCTCCCGGTTCCGGTCGACCCCGGGGTGTGTTCCGTTCGTCCGTCTTCCGTCCGCGCCCGTCCGCCGCCCTGCTGCTCCTCCTCGAACTCCGACCACGTGGACTGCTCGGTGTCCGAGCGCCGTTTCCGGACGAGGTAGGCGGCGGCGCCCGTGGCGGCGACGCTCAGGAGGAGCAGGCCGACCTTCGACCCGCCGCCGTCGTCGCTACCGTCGGATGTCGAGCGATCGGCGGGCTCCGTGCGGTCGTCCGGTCCGGACCGCCCGGCCTCAGTTTCGCCCTCGCGGTCACGGACGGCGACGGCCTCCTCCGCCAGCGCCTCCCGGACGGCCTCCTTGACCGGTTCGCGCACCAGTTCGGCGACGACGTAGCGCGCGCCGTCGGTCATCGCCTCGCGCTTCGAGTTCGCGGCTGACTGCTCTGTTGCCATGCGTTCCCGTCGAGTACCGCTGCGCCCGATACCGTTCGGCTTGCGGATACAGGGGACCGAAACGGCCCCGTCTCCCCGCGGTCGCCCATCGGCCGCTCCGCTGACGCGGCTGTCCTCGGCGCCCCGCGGAGGCCGAGCGCAGTCGTGGACGCGGTCCGCCGGAGGTAAGACTGTCGTACCCTCGATAGCGGCGGGTTACCGGCGGCCGGCCGAACGGTGCGAACCCGGCCGAGAGAGCCCGCCATCCCCGTCCCGTCCCCGATTTGGCACTCTGTACCGAACGCTCCAGCAGGAGAAA comes from Halosimplex halophilum and encodes:
- a CDS encoding helix-turn-helix domain-containing protein; amino-acid sequence: MSTIVKATLPVEEFALAETFDAVPAVEFDAVRLVTHGTDRVVPLLWATDADSTAVAEALAADESTDEVALVSRRNHDSLFRMRWTADVRFVTHVLVEEDGAVVSARGTSDGWTFRVLFPEHDAVSSTYAACEDQDVDIDVTQIYHLDDAPSLGGFHLTDEQFRTVRTALERGYYKVPRETTLEELADELDVSHQALSERLRRGHLALIENVVSP